A stretch of the Nakaseomyces glabratus chromosome L, complete sequence genome encodes the following:
- the SHB17 gene encoding sedoheptulose-bisphosphatase (CAGL0L03311g~Ortholog(s) have sedoheptulose-bisphosphatase activity, role in ribose phosphate biosynthetic process and cytoplasm, nucleus localization) → MGHSPTPRCIIVRHGQTEWSKSGQYTGLTDLPLTDYGVGQMLRTGESIFSNNRFINPDHITYIFTSPRTRAKQTIELVLKPLSEEQRSKIKVIVDNDLREWEYGDYEGLLTKEIVELRKSRGLDKARPWNIWRDGCENGETTEEVGLRLSRVIARIQNLHKKHQEQGIPSDIMVFAHGHALRYFAAIWLRLGEEKECITAFSKQKVKSYEEDESVVPYVEITKFRHLVDNPFFLLDAGGIGVLSYAHHSIDEPALDLAGAFISPPEEESQHAPVPNKNY, encoded by the coding sequence ATGGGTCACAGTCCAACTCCTAGATGTATTATTGTCAGACATGGCCAGACCGAGTGGTCTAAGTCCGGTCAGTACACCGGTTTGACTGACTTGCCATTGACTGACTATGGTGTTGGCCAAATGCTGAGGACCGGTGAGTCTATCTTCTCCAACAACCGTTTCATCAACCCTGACCACATCACATATATCTTCACTTCTCCAAGAACCAGGGCCAAGCAGACCATTGAGTTGGTTTTGAAGCCATTGAGCGAGGAGCAAAGGTCTAAGATCAAGGTTATTGTTGACAATGACTTGAGAGAATGGGAGTACGGTGACTATGAAGGGCTATTGACCAAGGAGATTGTCGAGCTGCGTAAGTCCCGTGGTTTGGACAAAGCTCGCCCATGGAATATCTGGAGAGATGGCTGTGAGAACGGTGAAACTACTGAAGAAGTCGGTTTGAGATTGTCTAGAGTCATCGCACGTATCCAAAACCTGCACAAGAAGCACCAGGAACAAGGCATACCATCTGATATCATGGTGTTTGCTCATGGACATGCTTTGCGTTACTTTGCGGCCATCTGGCTACGTCTAGGTGAAGAGAAAGAGTGTATCACTGCTTTCTCTAAGCAGAAGGTTAAGTCCTATGAGGAGGATGAGTCTGTGGTCCCATACGTTGAGATTACCAAGTTCAGACACTTGGTGGACAACCCATTCTTCTTACTTGACGCTGGTGGTATCGGTGTATTGTCTTATGCCCACCACAGCATTGATGAACCCGCCTTGGACCTAGCTGGTGCGTTCATTTCCCCACCAGAGGAAGAGTCCCAACACGCTCCAGTTCCAAACAAGAATTACTGA
- the UTH1 gene encoding SUN family protein UTH1 (CAGL0L03289g~Ortholog(s) have role in autophagy of mitochondrion, fungal-type cell wall biogenesis, fungal-type cell wall organization), translating to MKFVSAILMASAVLAAPAVQHQDKHAHEKRDLVVVTEYVDQDGNIFTPTEVVNDAPAATPTPAPAAAPSSAAPAAPAASPAKDTTTLAPSSSKQQASQPTTGSSFTGGAFQDGTIPCSQFPSGNGVVALDWLNMGGWASIMDLNGNTASSCQEGFYCSYACESGMSKTQWPSNQPADGRSVGGLYCKGGFLYRANTNANTLCEQDAGTAFAENQVGQSIAICRTDYPGSENMVIPTVVGAGSTQPISVVKEDSYYQWKGMKTSAQFYVNNAGVSVENGCIWGNEGSGVGNWAPVVLGAGETNGITYLSIIPNPNNRTPPNFNVKIVATDGSSVNGACKYENGVYSGSGSDGCTVSVTSGSAKFVFY from the coding sequence atgAAGTTTGTTTCCGCTATTTTGATGGCCTCCGCTGTTTTGGCCGCCCCAGCTGTCCAACACCAGGACAAGCATGCTCATGAAAAGAGAGATCTTGTTGTTGTCACCGAATACGTTGACCAAGACGGTAACATTTTCACTCCAACTGAAGTCGTCAATGATGCTCCAGCTGCCACTCCTACTCCTGCTCCAGCCGCTGCTCCATCTTCTGCTGCTCCAGCTGCTCCAGCTGCCTCCCCAGCTAAGGACACTACTACTTTGgctccatcttcttctaagCAACAAGCCTCTCAACCAACTACTGGCTCCTCCTTCACTGGTGGTGCTTTCCAAGATGGTACCATTCCATGTTCTCAATTCCCATCCGGTAACGGTGTTGTTGCCTTGGACTGGTTGAACATGGGTGGTTGGGCCTCTATCATGGACTTGAACGGTAACactgcttcttcttgtcaAGAAGGTTTCTACTGTTCTTACGCCTGTGAATCTGGTATGTCCAAGACTCAATGGCCATCCAACCAACCTGCCGATGGTAGATCTGTTGGTGGTCTATACTGTAAGGGCGGTTTCCTATACCGTGCTAACACTAACGCCAACACCTTGTGTGAACAAGATGCTGGTACCGCTTTCGCCGAAAACCAAGTTGGTCAATCCATTGCTATCTGTAGAACCGATTACCCAGGTTCTGAGAACATGGTTATCCCAACTGTTGTCGGTGCTGGCTCTACTCAACCTATCTCCGTTGTCAAGGAAGACTCTTACTACCAATGGAAGGGTATGAAGACCTCTGCTCAATTCTATGTTAACAACGCAGGTGTCTCTGTTGAAAACGGTTGTATCTGGGGTAACGAAGGTTCCGGTGTCGGTAACTGGGCCCCAGTCGTTTTGGGTGCTGGTGAAACCAACGGTATCACTTACCTATCTATCATTCCAAACCCAAACAACAGAACCCCACCAAACTTCAACGTCAAGATTGTTGCCACTGATGGCTCTTCTGTTAACGGTGCTTGTAAGTACGAAAACGGTGTCTACTCCGGTTCTGGCTCTGACGGTTGTACCGTCTCTGTCACTTCTGGTTCTGCCAAGTTCGTTTTCTACTAA
- the SIP4 gene encoding Sip4p (CAGL0L03377g~Ortholog(s) have RNA polymerase II core promoter proximal region sequence-specific DNA binding, transcriptional activator activity, RNA polymerase II core promoter proximal region sequence-specific binding activity) — MESKRKYGKPQPPGELVLTRTKKRHSQACDRCRSKKIKCDGLQPCSNCAKIGYNCVTSDKLSRRGLPKGYTDLLECEVVKLQKIVNEIAGYETLDRNEFKSILKTNDYLDKVKHLLAEESDGDGDGDGDGDGNGKVENYGDGSQREFGELAVLEDHSTKENSFSMGKNSNEGSTSPQGHNNDSSSAGTELTQGRDEIGQLAFINDTFYYYKNFFYITPTQDTFSNNLSNNYLGHGTWHLLNGNIHPTGKDTKKKQDNNKLIDTSFIHDSTWLREFQIDTMVEILQLNSQYLLPQFLLVKYKYNMNQIKELLVLAIEQFFKSQSSLIPLLYPQAIWKEKLTQQVILSISNLSTGYTNTLSTNPMASPVLEKKIGLVDNNPIILLTLIYIIQTNWSCIDDYKLYQLSKLIFSTSPKNLTTFQSLLVATFYFMGSCDMKQNWYQEVMHEKTTEEKRKGKSANSNKKNLKLSSNLWATELLHLSYTFALDMGLFINYTNLIPLCFDNRLLPTKQRGNQTATSQLFDIADIEDYTDKIVVAFWCFQFLDSWWSLMQGLPKSNFLMNEFHPKDVKSLKKPELKVFSLILEFVLAFDGCNLLHTLSNGGRLKLAETTGAFRNILDKWKLYHSIKDHEELHESQLMQADHYSNLDIFLTKSDIVEIQLTLYYLILALFSDTRMITRKESDQFEYAQTFTSDIASDNKKDFNFIESYPTEEISYEILSLYFLLLLNKDIIEQPQQFNVLHILPCDSLDLIKLCLNNLHQWSVSPQHPNETSEQSNWKFNKYKTLLSQWCQLWYIDESQDSLLKKILVSFKIKLQKPGDFNDSNFSLQKIKYFTEVVNFNAITRTNLVRSNSNANMDQFNLFENINTDSRLMSPLLNSSIRLPLLQESKSFSNVNTQGVGEDLGLAINATDLNSSNFLNLGFQNPMGSINLQRNKNQAAEEQDDTDDGYAEDDDDDDEEGNNAPLEFKTRRRPSLFQQKHNQPPVFNKYRQEIDKTKQVSFANGNPSSTFKSVPAGNKRKIDHIILDENSLEKNTKRQNRINETDRKATFPDSNNTQKPLISPSRLLTDGYDKSGNSSQTVLPPISYYSNPQGMEPNEPKTYLNQITDMVRSSNNDLSMVPSQSNSTVLTRINSNSNTSSKKLLETPRTFLNMFLLNTTPQGNDKPLSVDDRLSKPNSDINLLEQSKKLASTSSLTSTFIEAGASPDKL, encoded by the coding sequence ATGGAGTCTAAGCGGAAGTATGGGAAGCCGCAGCCGCCCGGGGAGCTAGTGCTGACGCGGACGAAGAAGCGGCATTCGCAGGCGTGTGATAGGTGTCGGTCGAAGAAGATCAAGTGTGATGGGTTGCAGCCGTGCTCTAACTGTGCGAAGATCGGGTACAACTGTGTGACCTCGGACAAGCTGTCTCGTAGGGGTCTTCCGAAGGGGTATACCGACTTGCTTGAGTGCGAAGTGGTTAAACTACAGAAAATTGTGAATGAGATAGCTGGGTATGAGACGCTGGACAGGAACGAGTTCAAGAGTATATTGAAGACGAATGACTACCTGGATAAAGTGAAGCATCTACTGGCGGAAGAAAGTGACGGCGATGGCGATGGCGATGGCGATGGTGATGGGAACGGCAAAGTTGAAAACTATGGGGATGGTTCACAGAGGGAATTTGGCGAGTTGGCGGTGTTAGAAGACCATTCAACAAAGGAGAATTCATTTTCCATGGGTAAGAACAGCAACGAGGGCAGTACGAGCCCCCAAGGCCATAATAATGACAGTAGCTCGGCAGGTACGGAGCTCACACAAGGTCGCGATGAGATTGGCCAGTTGGCATTCATTAATGACACTTTCTATTACTATAAGaattttttctatattaCGCCAACACAAGACACCTTCTCTAACAATTTGTCGAATAACTACCTTGGACACGGCACATGGCATTTATTGAATGGTAATATACACCCAACAGGAAAGGATaccaagaaaaaacaagATAACAATAAACTAATAGATACCTCTTTTATTCACGATAGCACTTGGCTGAGAGAGTTCCAAATAGATACCATGGTGGAAATACTGCAACTAAATTCCCAGTATTTATTGCCACAGTTTTTGCTAGTCAAATACAAGTATAATATGAATCAAATTAAAGAGCTTCTGGTGTTGGCAATCGAGCAGTTCTTTAAATCACAGAGTTCTCTGATACCCTTATTGTACCCTCAAGCCATTTGGAAAGAGAAACTTACACAACAGGTAATTCTAAGTATATCAAATCTATCGACTGGCTATACCAACACATTGTCTACCAATCCAATGGCTTCTCCCGTCttagagaagaaaattggTTTGGTAGATAACAACCCCATTATTCTTCTCACATTGATATACATAATACAGACTAATTGGTCATGCATAGATGACTACAAATTGTATCAACTATCGAAGCTGATTTTTTCTACTAGTCCTAAAAATCTGACAACATTTCAGTCCCTTTTAGTTGCAACTTTCTATTTCATGGGAAGCTGCGACATGAAGCAAAATTGGTATCAAGAGGTTATGCATGAGAAAACTACAGAGGAGAAGAGGAAAGGCAAATCAGCAAATTCtaacaagaaaaatttgaaactCAGTTCCAACTTGTGGGCTACTGAGCTCTTACATCTTTCATACACTTTTGCCCTTGATATGGGcttatttattaattacaCCAACTTGATCCCACTCTGTTTTGACAATAGATTGCTACCGACAAAACAAAGGGGTAACCAAACAGCAACATCACAACTATTTGATATAGCCGATATCGAGGACTACACTGACAAAATTGTTGTAGCTTTTTGGtgttttcaattccttGATTCATGGTGGTCACTAATGCAAGGATTGCCGAAATCAAACTTCCTGATGAACGAATTTCATCCGAAGGATGTAAAATCATTGAAGAAACCAGAACTGAAAGTCTTCTCATTGATTTTGGAGTTTGTTCTTGCATTTGACGGTTGCAATCTATTACATACATTATCAAATGGAGGGCGCCTAAAGTTGGCCGAAACTACCGGAGCATTTAGGAATATATTAGATAAGTGGAAACTCTATCACAGCATTAAAGATCACGAAGAGCTTCACGAATCTCAACTAATGCAAGCTGACCACTATTCTAATCTGGACATATTCTTGACTAAATCCGACATTGTTGAAATTCAGTTAACGctatattatttgattcTTGCTTTATTCTCAGATACAAGAATGattacaagaaaagaaagtgaTCAGTTTGAATATGCCCAGACATTTACTTCTGATATTGCATCCGACAATAAAAAAGACTTTAACTTCATTGAATCTTATCCAACTGAAGAAATTTCATATGAGATTTTATCGCTATATTTTCTACTATTGTTGAACAAGGATATCATAGAACAACCGCAGCAATTCAATGTATTGCATATTTTACCTTGTGATTCACTAGATTTAATCAAATTATGTTTAAATAACCTTCATCAATGGTCTGTCTCTCCTCAACACCCTAACGAGACAAGTGAACAAAGTAATTGGAAAtttaacaaatataaaactCTACTTTcacagtggtgtcaacTATGGTATATAGATGAAAGCCAAGATTCCCTTCTCAAGAAAATACTGGTAAGTTTCAAGATAAAGCTACAGAAACCAGGAGATTTTAATGATTCCAATTTCAGtttacaaaaaattaagtaCTTCACAGAAGTTGTCAACTTTAATGCAATCACGAGAACTAATCTGGTCAGATCTAATTCCAACGCAAATATGGATCAATTTAATTTGTTCGAGAACATTAATACGGATTCAAGACTAATGTCTCCACTCTTAAATAGCAGTATCAGATTACCGCTTTTACAAGAATCTAAGAGCTTTTCTAATGTCAACACTCAAGGTGTTGGGGAGGATCTTGGACTTGCTATAAATGCCACTGACCTAAATTCTAGTAACTTCTTGAATCTAGGGTTTCAGAACCCCATGGGTAGCATTAACCTACAAAGGAATAAAAATCAAGCAGCTGAAGAACAAGATGATACCGATGACGGTTATgcagaagatgatgatgacgacgatgaagaaggaaaTAATGCACCATTAGAGTTCAAAACCAGAAGACGGCCTTCCTTGTTTCAACAAAAGCATAATCAGCCCCCAGTATTCAACAAATACAGGCAAGAAATCGATAAAACAAAGCAAGTTTCGTTTGCCAACGGGAACCCTTCATCAACGTTTAAAAGTGTACCTGCtggaaataaaagaaagattgACCATATTATATTAGATGAGAATTCTTTAGAAAAGAATACTAAAAGACAAAACAGGATAAATGAAACTGACAGAAAAGCAACTTTCCCTGATAGCAATAACACCCAAAAGCCACTAATCAGTCCATCTCGTCTATTGACGGATGGCTATGATAAATCAGGTAATTCATCCCAGACCGTATTACCTCCAATATCATACTACAGCAACCCCCAGGGTATGGAGCCAAATGAGCCAAAAACATACTTAAATCAAATTACAGATATGGTTAGAAGTAGCAACAATGATCTATCAATGGTTCCTTCTCAGTCAAACTCTACTGTATTGACAAGGATCAACAGTAACAGCAATACGAGCTCCAAAAAGCTTTTGGAAACTCCAAGGACATTCTTAAATATGTTTTTATTAAACACTACTCCACAAGGAAACGACAAGCCGCTCTCTGTCGACGATCGGTTAAGTAAGCCAAACTCTGATATCAACTTGCTTGAACAAAGCAAAAAACTGGCCTCAACTTCATCCCTTACAAGCACGTTCATCGAAGCTGGCGCGTCTCCAGACAAATTATAA
- the UIP5 gene encoding Uip5p (CAGL0L03333g~Ortholog(s) have fungal-type vacuole, nuclear envelope localization), whose product MIAGGKSNVLVVVLICVLFGTFQLLMGTGELHSGGMGSVVRPEPENHRSNDRVRVKKVFNPDASLSVPFLDKINKYWHIGGTAEVRNMKSIMLTSAGQSGKHGVVLSNGIGDNTITDFEIVVDFRIYGREQRQSSHIGDGMAIVITPENGFLVRDLVSSFSRKQYEINSGGVHAKNVDLMGLPNNLPGLALVFDTYKNNYRTDVEIPYLDLILNTDPQKDMYSVNTDNLESTSKKLTPKHIKLHPSTIKGDITKLRIIYSETIGFLKVDIQYQKEGDYWIELYQSNEKIYLPKNKSSGQRFIGISALTGDATENVEILGVSTNEYHWNSNEREIQDSTTNDNLPRSYEYAQALKNYLLNEFGHRIALEKDDYTRWKMKMAQPNYENDLNDRVENQHVNNNKHQSKSSSRYIILLLFLVLIYISSVYIRVTKKHLRRLKRRRATSQTLLPT is encoded by the coding sequence ATGATCGCTGGTGGGAAGAGTAATGTGCTCGTGGTGGTGCTGATATGCGTGCTGTTTGGTACTTTCCAGCTTTTGATGGGCACTGGTGAACTGCACAGTGGTGGTATGGGGTCGGTAGTGCGACCTGAGCCCGAGAATCACAGAAGTAATGACAGAGTACGAGTAAAGAAAGTGTTCAACCCTGATGCAAGCTTGTCTGTGCCTTTTCTCGACAAGATCAATAAGTATTGGCACATAGGTGGCACTGCTGAAGTGAGAAATATGAAGTCTATCATGCTGACCTCTGCAGGACAGTCAGGCAAGCATGGTGTTGTGCTCTCGAATGGTATCGGTGACAACACGATTACTGATTTTGAGATAGTGGTGGATTTTAGGATATATGGGCGTGAACAAAGACAGAGTTCACATATAGGCGATGGCATGGCAATTGTCATTACCCCCGAGAATGGATTTCTGGTCCGGGACTTGGTCTCATCGTTTTCCCGCAAGCAGTATGAAATTAACTCTGGAGGTGTCCATGCCAAGAATGTAGATTTGATGGGTCTGCCCAATAACCTTCCGGGCTTGGCATTAGTCTTTGATACTTACAAGAATAACTACAGAACAGATGTTGAAATCCCGTACCTGGATCTTATCCTCAATACAGACCCACAAAAGGATATGTACTCGGTCAACACTGACAACCTTGAGTCCACATCAAAGAAGTTAACACCAAAGCATATTAAACTCCACCCATCAACTATCAAAGGGGATATCACAAAGCTTAGAATTATATATTCTGAGACCATAGGATTCTTGAAAGTGGATATCCAATACCAAAAGGAAGGAGACTATTGGATTGAACTATATCAaagtaatgaaaaaatatacctaccaaaaaataagtCCAGCGGGCAACGTTTTATCGGTATATCAGCACTTACTGGTGATGCAACAGAAAATGTTGAGATTCTAGGAGTATCTACCAATGAATACCACTGGAATAGTAATGAAAGGGAAATTCAGGattcaacaacaaatgataatttacCACGCTCTTATGAATACGCACAAGCGCTAAAAAACTATCTCTTAAATGAATTTGGCCATCGTATAGCCTTGGAAAAAGATGACTATACAAGGtggaagatgaaaatggcTCAACCAAACtatgaaaatgatttgAATGACAGAGTAGAAAATCAACAtgtaaataataacaaacaTCAAAGtaaatcttcttcaaggtatattatattactgttgtttttggttttgataTACATTAGCTCAGTGTATATAAGAGTTACCAAAAAGCATTTGAGAAGATTAAAACGGAGAAGAGCCACATCACAAACCTTACTGCCTACGTAG
- a CDS encoding uncharacterized protein (CAGL0L03355g~Ortholog(s) have cytoplasm localization) has product MSHRNQSIGGNDHSFQGKTRKISGWVKRIIQPGRESNPVANNTTLQLPVTNHRSNSNPNTNTNQQSQHMLKGDKHIGIDLTKSEKRLKERQRKVYDPTDEYNASLYQKNASFHRSAKKSSSKSRIVRSRADSAPESLPASRSLSNYLMPLSPSLSCDSDRVTISSSLMPLFANDSDSDNDSTCRSPRPRSKYSLLSKEQHAESIVSDHEMDLSSMAPLVSVCSSSVKSSTFSDIHSIQSTRPTVFSSRTQETNSSTMAIPPASILDRARQSTLTMNTGVNTVSTVASGNTRPPQRLLARRDSGHTLNSILTIKSN; this is encoded by the coding sequence ATGTCGCATCGTAACCAGAGTATAGGTGGGAATGATCATTCTTTCCAAGGGAAAACTAGGAAGATATCAGGATGGGTCAAAAGAATAATACAACCCGGACGTGAATCTAACCCAGTAGCTAATAACACTACACTGCAACTACCGGTGACCAACCATAGAAGCAACAGCAATCccaatacaaatacaaatcaGCAGTCACAGCACATGCTGAAGGGCGATAAGCATATTGGTATTGATCTTacaaaatcagaaaaacGTTTAAAAGAAAGGCAGCGGAAGGTCTACGATCCCACAGATGAATATAACGCTAGTTTATACCAAAAGAATGCTAGTTTTCATCGAAGTGCTAagaaatcatcatcaaagaGTCGGATAGTTAGATCAAGAGCTGATTCAGCTCCTGAGTCATTACCAGCATCAAGATCACTTTCCAATTATTTAATGCCACTCTCACCATCACTTTCGTGTGATTCTGATAGGGTAACAATAAGTTCCTCACTGATGCCGCTGTTTGCAAATGATTCTGATTCTGATAACGATAGTACATGTCGTAGTCCGCGGCCCAGAAGTAAGTACAGTTTACTATCCAAGGAGCAACACGCAGAGTCGATTGTATCAGACCATGAAATGGACTTATCTAGTATGGCTCCTTTAGTTTCTGTTTGTTCATCATCAGTTAAATCTTCAACCTTTTCAGATATACACTCTATCCAATCAACAAGGCCGAcggtattttcttcaaggaCACAAGAGACCAATTCTAGCACAATGGCCATTCCACCAGCTAGCATTTTGGACAGAGCAAGGCAATCCACTCTTACAATGAACACTGGCGTAAATACTGTCTCTACAGTTGCTAGTGGTAATACTAGACCTCCTCAAAGGCTACTAGCGCGAAGAGATAGTGGCCACACATTAAATTCCATTTTGacaataaaatcaaattaG
- a CDS encoding uncharacterized protein (CAGL0L03388g~Protein of unknown function): protein MYGVFSVRVRGTNSNTLNMSTSRNPQDYRNTGRLRNTCRSSPLLLEKSDISVTCPVYLFLLMLSTPPVRNWRRCPPLRAGSHVPLLGFRDVSPRAPGRMETVCYETVIFPVWAASFVSGREPPTHNPQAIENETGIMAHPPSTPCYSRVMTCVVHCIRWYHMLYMCSFHMFHHMTSRLHVPHRVLSFGVFHSIVNILHHDYAPS from the coding sequence ATGTACGGCGTGTTCTCTGTGCGTGTGCGTGGCACTAACTCTAACACCTTAAACATGAGCACATCGAGGAACCCGCAAGACTATCGAAACACGGGCAGGCTCAGAAATACCTGCAGGTCGAGCCCTCTTCTCTTGGAAAAGTCCGATATTTCGGTAACTTGCCCCGTCTACctgtttcttcttatgTTGAGCACGCCTCCCGTCAGAAACTGGCGCAGGTGTCCACCTCTTAGGGCGGGAAGTCATGTCCCTTTGCTCGGGTTTCGCGATGTTTCTCCCAGAGCCCCCGGGCGAATGGAAACGGTTTGCTATGAGACGGTGATATTCCCCGTGTGGGCTGCGAGTTTTGTAAGTGGCAGAGAACCCCCCACGCACAATCCACAAGCAATCGAGAATGAAACGGGAATCATGGCCCACCCCCCTTCAACACCGTGCTACAGCCGCGTCATGACTTGTGTAGTGCATTGTATACGCTGGTATCACATGTTATACATGTGTTCGTTTCATATGTTTCATCATATGACTTCCCGTTTACATGTACCTCATCGCGTCCTGTCCTTTGGTGTTTTCCATAGTATAGTAAATATATTACACCATGATTATGCACCATCTTGA